AATGTCAAAGCAAGAGGACCAAACAATATTTGCATACATCAACTTACAATGTAGAGTGAGAGCAGAGAGGTAACAATTGCaatataaatttcttaaaaatcatataattttatcaatctTAAGGAATttcacttataattttataatttcttaataaattatCATCAAAAGTGAATAAtctattcaaaatatattattagcacTCCAAACCTTGTATAACACATCTTTGAGAAGAAAGAATGAGTTTATAATATATCTTAACCTCAAATAGAAGATTAATTTAGTAAAGTAACCCGCTAAAAAAACTAAAGCTTGTAAAAAACTTTAGAACTAAAGATGATTATAGTGATTACCAAAATCAAGAAACCCTCATAGTTCCAACAAGAAGCCTAAAATCTTACTTACAAGAAATTAAATCTCTATccgaaaacaaatgaaaacacaaaaacaatcaaatcaaTACAACTTATCACTACATGAAACATAAAGAGAACGCAGAATGcaattaattttatccaaaacaCCAAGAAACAGATTCagaaagaaaggagaaggaCTAATTCTTACAAATTCAACTAAAATCTCTTTCTCCCTCACACAAGTTATATCTAAGTACTTCTCCTATTTCCTAGCTTCAACCGACACAAGTCTTGAACTATGAATTTCAAAAGCAGGTCCTCTCTTCGCCACAGCGTAGCTTCTACTCCTCGGATACGGATCCGTCACAAAAGCAACACCTCCTTCGGAATCATAGGGTTTATCCTCGTCAATCCTCGCCATCCCAACACTGCTGGACTTAGGCAAATTGTTACCTTTCAAAGAGTTCGCATGCTGTTGCTGTTTGAGAACCAAATCCATGTCGATTCGATTCGCCAAGGTTCTCGCGGACGCGGCTCTGAGAAGCTCCGCGTAGTCCTCGCTGACAACCTCGTACCTCGTTGTTGTCGAGGTGGCCACGCTGTGGCTCCTCGAGAACCTTCCGGCGCCTTCCGTGGGGTCGCCGCCGCCGTAGTAGCTCACGTGCTGGCCGCAGTTCGTAATGCTCCGCACGTACATGTCACGTGCTTTTCCCAGTGCTCTGATTGGCGATGCCATGATTCGAACTAACTTGTTCTGGCTCTGCTTTTTGCACCTCATGATCGATGGCGGTTAGTTAACACTTGACACTTGATAATTCACTGATGAAATGAAGGAAGGATTCAGGATTGGAATATGAATGATTGAATATTGAAtattgaagtgaatgtgaatccCCTATGTGGGTTGATATATATAAAGATGTGTAGGAAACTATGAGCAGAGGTTGGCTTTCTCATAGCACACTGGATTTGGGAAGACtatatgattatgattattattaaagATAAGAATGAAACCGTGGAGCCAACGCGTTACCTTATTACCGAAGTGTACTATGTGGTATTATTAGTTTAATCCATTTgttgaaaattgaataaatgtaataaataaataaaaagaattagagATAAGTTAGATTAGAAGGGCATTGACTGTTTTCAGttcaaacatgattttttttttgccctATGTAATGATAGGGAAAAACACAAAGCAGGCATGCTCTCTCCTACCTAGGATTGATAACTGATTACTATATTATTATTCTTGATATAATATAAGTCATATTATTgaccatttttattttgaatccaTCACTCTAATCAATTCAGTACTGAATTGCGGTTAGGTAACGACAGAATTATAATACTaaagaattaaatattatagtATCTTTTTGAAAGttgaatattatatttacatttatttatttagtatataattgatatactatgtatttagtgtttttatataattaatctaAGATATCCTTAATATttcatataagatttttttatttaagtgtacttatttattttatattaatatatatataattaaccttttatttatttttttaattattgttttaaatttagaatatactaaattataaaatattgcgGGGGAGATTTTTAATTTCCTTgaatacaatttaaattatgactttattaattaaattaactaacttgattatttttattgatactGATATTCATTTTGGGTATAGTTTAGTTTATTGACTTGAGCATAAAGTTTTCATTAGAGGTATTACTTTACTTGAAAATGAGCCGCTATTATGAAAGAGAAATTAATTGGGTTTCAAATAAAAGTCTTAAATAccttttagttatatatataaaaaagatatttatttcttatatacaaCATACCAATTTTAGTATAACTTaacaaaaaaatctcattttaacTGGTATAGAAAATAAGTGAACATCTAATCAGTAAGTTTTgtaataaattaagaatataaaatggaattaacaataaatatattagaaagTAATGCTTTTcatcattaaaacaaaaaaaattgacttattTTTTTCTAGGAACAAGGTATTCCAAAGTCGAAGCCATAagactaactttccaaatgtaaaaattattaaagtgaGTTTTGTATCttccaataaaattatttttatatgcacTAATAGAAAAACCAACTTCTATCAACATGCTAAAAAAACTCAATCATctaccaacttaaccttatttcATAGCTCGGAGAGGGAGTACTCCTTTTGCATCAagctttttgtattttattttcttctttttggatTCTATATtcttataataagaaaaaggaaCTACTTTAGGAAATGGGGATGGAAGGTGCAGCTAAAGGCTGCATCAAGCTTTCTGTGTTTTGTTTTCTCTTCCCATTAATAATTCTGGTGAGTATAGAAGTTATACAACATTAATGCATGGAAGAGAGGTTACTATCTGTGAAGTAGTAACGTAATACTCATCATGTTTATATAATGTTACTATCTGTGAAGATTTTGTCTTTCCGAGCCAAATACCATCGTGTGATCTATGTTGTTGTACTCATCTAATGGAATAAGGCTTCATTGTTGTTATTAACAATGGAAAAGTTTCAACTACAGTACAATTAGAACATTTCTGTACATCTTTGTATCTAACCAAGACAGGTGACAATCAATATTAGGGGGCAGTATACACATTCAATTCATTGATACAAATACCCAAATTCTCTACATCTGATTGAAAGTTTATAGCTAAGTCACAGATTAACTTTTGGAAATAGAATGCAGCATTTGCATCAGAATCAAAAGttacaaaaaacaacaaaaagttgCAGCTATCCTCATTCCTCATACACTAAGGACCGGATCAGAACAATAAACAAACGAATCAAGACCAAATAAAATAGAGATTACAATATGATAAAAGTTCCACAAAAATTGAACATACCTCCCAAAATCAAGCCATGTtcatagaaatgaaaaaaaaaacaccaaagaGATGAACAGGTTACAATAATTTTAGCTCATGAATCATGGCGTTCACCAAAGAGCACTATAGGAAATGCATCGAAGAGAGGTTCAACGAATTGTTGACTCTTGTAATAACGCCTAGTAGacatttttacaaataatttacgTGCAACAAAATTACTAATATGAAACAAGACACGACTTGGTGAAAAAACAAGTTATCACCAATGGTAAGTTCAAGACTTTTCACACCATGTCATACCACAAACAAATGGGACCAATGTCCATTGTCTCATTCTCTATGTGTGATAGCACAAACAAGATTAAAAGAAATGTACCTCTATGACAATGCACAGACCACGCACCGAGTAGCGTGACGAGGGAGGCAGGAGAGTGATTGATCGACTGAGGGAGGAGAATGGTCCAATGAGGGAGGAGAGTGATCGAGTGAGGGTCGACAAATCGAGTGCGAGTGCAAGCGATAGAGGTAGGCACACAGATGGTAAACGAAGTACGACCTAGAGTGCGCGGGAGGGAAAAAAAAGGTTGATAAAACGACAACGGTCTTATACATAAGACCATCTTCGTTTTCAACAAACATAATTATGACATTGTCACCGAGACACAATCTAAGACGGGTCCATACAATCGTTTTTCATTCttccaattacaaaaatatcaccACATAAAAAATTTCAGCTATTTTACaacattctttaatttttcaacaATATCGTTATGTATTTTACAAATTTCTCATTTGATTACATAATATCATGTATGAAGCTAGCTAGCTGTGAGTGCAACGTGGCCAAAATGCATAGTTAGGGTTGTAAAGTCATTTTCACAACGGGtaaatatatattctatattgAGCCATGAATCTGGAGGTACTCCTTGTATATTGAGGAGGGTGCAAGTAGAAAAATTACACGATATTTGAAACAATAGGAGACAACAGgaataagaagaaaacaacaacTAAATTGGAAATTACGTACTCTTCTAGTAGCATACATACGACTAAGAAGAAACAACACGACTCTAGCTAAAAGACGACATTAGGGTGTTGTCTGGAGGCTTCATGTTTCCAGAAGATCGAAAATAAAAGCTTCCCACATGGGCAACTGCTGACAAAAATGAAGCAGGTTGAACTGGGATTGACCTATTTGTCACACTTTCCTACTAACAACTGAAATCATCACCGACAAATGATGCCTAATAATAATTGTACTACTCAATCTAGAAGAacttaatatcatttttatagtataatatatttttttgattcttATGATCGATGATTATTATGTTGTTTTAATTCTATTAAGAAATTGTGACAGGatatttgaaagatttattttaatttatctggacatttatattatgataactactagtataaaatatttatgattgctttggttttaataaaatcatctttggaattcatatataatgattgttttcataaattaaaaataatagaaataagcttttaaagtaattaaacatttattttaaccaaTGACTTcgttctttaatatttttaactatattaaccttaatttaattatttaagaaatgaatttttcataaatatttttaaaatatctatttaaatAAGTTTGGGTCTCTGGGATGACCTATTTCTAACACTTCTACTGACAACTGAAATTGATCACCGACAAATAATGCCTAAGAATTGTACTACTCAATCTAGAAGAACCTGatatgattttaataaatatactatataatttttgtttttgtacaaataaattatgattactACGTTGTTTTAATTCTATTCAGAAGATTGCGACACATATTAATTTGGAaagacttattttattttatcttgacttttatattataataattacataaaacatttaataagaattaattttctctctatatatattcttaatacAAAAAGTTTCATACTATCCACCAATAAAACATTATATATTCTGAGtacaactttaaaataattattataaaaatcaataaaattaaaattataatattttttacaggaTGACAGTGaaactctctctatatatatatatacactcaaatatttatgatttttttaataaaatcatcattgaaatttatttaatgattgttttcataaattaaaaatgaaaaataatagaggcaagcttttaaaataattaaacactatttattttaattcatcgCTTTgctctttaatatttttaactgtGTATTagcctttaatttattttcaaaacgaTAAATGCTcgtattttttacataaatattttaaaaatatctatttaaaatttaaattatatctaaTGTAGTTTGTCGatataataaaactttaatAATAAACCTATTCGATATATCTATCACTCGCATCGCATGCCAAATATCTTTTCATTTGGGTAGAAAAGTTGCTAATATTTAACACCCTAAATAATATGTGAAActtggaaaataataataaaaaccacTAGCAACACGCGAATTTGGCCCATCTCACCTATTATATTATGTGGATCAAACAAAACTCACAGCTAAATAATGCTGTGTTTGTTACTTTCACGTAAATATCGTCACCCTCCTACTCTTGCTGGTTTTGATTTTCCGACACGTGAAAGTCGAAATGAAAGTTTCAAAATTCTTCGGAGGcaaaataattataagcaaAAGACAAGACACATTGGTCAGAGTCAAGCACTGCgtgatttcaatttaattaatattcttttttaagtATACGATAATACCCAATAAGCCAAAAATTGGATGACAATTCAACAACGATCTCTTTATCCTTCTCAAGAATATCGAGAAGCCATAATATTCTGGTCAGCTAACACCACATGCATATTATTGACCATTATATTGTGTATTCATCGGCAGTGGACGAAACGATTAAAtgagtgtatttttttaaattattaaattaggcaaaatttaaattaatattaaaaagggATAAGTTTTATAATATCACATGacttctaaataaaaaattgtaaactgttgttatttttctattaaagtcataaaaaattatattttttatttttttatacgacttcaaagtcataagtattttaattttttaatatatttttattaaaagtcataaattatctattaacaaatttatgttttttttcattttagttttatttaatatttttatatttttttcttaattttaaggattattatttgttttgtaaattagaaaaataatacaaaagacttaaatttaaataaaaatattaaatgtattatatatatatatatatatttgtttaagaaaaatattaaaattttttgttactaatattaacttaaaatttatcaaataatattaaattctttttaaatttttataattaatttttagagttatcattaagtaaattaataattctatgtagtattattaattaattttatttgataatttattttaatattggcAACAGAAAATAGTTTAGTGGTAGAAGTAGtcgtcaaaataaaaataatataattcattaatataaaataaacaagacaaattaaacacaagcataaaattaaaaagtaaaaataatattagtcgTCAACTTGATTGTATGTACAGTTACTATGATTATGTCATTCAGTTCTATATAACGAGTATTTCTTCGGTCTATTTGAAATTAGTTCGTCTATCTCATTATATATACAACTAGTGATTAACCTTCTCGTTGTATTTTGTCGCTTCGAAGGATTAGACATAAAATATGAACCAAAATATTGAGGTTATTTATCTCCGCTTCCAAGGAAATGAAATTGATGTTGATAAACcttataaatattttccaaCTTGTATATAGGGTCAACAAAGTCATCACATTCTAAATTGCAAAAAGCACATGTTGCAATTGCATGTGAGCAAGGAATTTGAAGTGCCTAAAATTCTTCACAATCACACCATCATTGGTTCAATTTGACTATACATGTCATTGCTCGTCGCCCAAGTTggatattttgtaattttttgaaCCTTAAACTCCCCAATCCCCTGAATGTACATCCAAACATAATGTCAGGTAGCAATGTGTCGATTTTTTTGCATCATGACATATACCTCTTTAAAGTACTTATGTCCTATCTTTatcatattcatttttttcatctctttaGTAACAAATgagtcatttattttattaaatgtttccaTGACTAAGGTAGTAATAAGCAATGCTCAGGCtcctttcaaaacaaaattcataCACTCGGCAAGGTTAATAGTCATGTGCCCATACTGTTTTCCTTCATCATAGGCTTGAGTCCATTTACTCTTGGAAAGTTGGTCCAACCAATCTATTGCTCGTGGAAACTCTAATCACATTGCTAGAAACCTTGCCTCAAATCGTAATTTTCTCATCTCTTATCttatgacaaaagacaacataATGAGTAATAAATATGTTGAAcacgtaataaataaattatttgacacATGAAGTGCTTATAAGTTAACCCATATTGatgatttgttttttaagtcaacattttaaaactctttaataaaatttgatgtaATGTGACAAATGCCATACACAAAAGTTACATCCGTTCTAGTCCATCCAACTCGTTTTGATCGCAAAGCTGCTAGTAAATTGATTTCTCTGTCTAATATAATACACTAATTTGATTGAGGTGTAATATATCTCCTCAAATAATACAAGAACCACATTCAAGCTTCTTTGCTCTCGCTCTCAACAATTTCAAAAGTGAGTGGGAAAATGTGTTGATTACCATCGTGTTTAATGACAGTCAACAAAGTACCACAATATTTTTCAGTTAAAAATGTCTCATCTACTTGCACAATCAGCTTGTAATATTGAAAGCCTTCAATGCATGGCTTAAAAGCCCAAAACATACGATTAAGAATCACCCTAGAAGAGTCATCCTCACCATCCTCCATTGAATTGGTTGTTTTGTACTTAACAATTATACTTGGTGCAAAGTGTTGAGCAGTTGTCATTTATATAGGTAGATAACTGTATGATTCTTCCCAGCTTCCAAATGCAATTTTGAGTGCTTTCTGTTTAGCTGTCCATGCCTTTTTGTATGTCACAGTATAACCAAAGCGTTGTAACATGTCTGTAATCAAGGTTTTGATTTGGATACCAGGATTTATTTTCACAAGTCAACAATATTATGAACAATTACATATGAGTCTAATCTAACATGATCTTGTGATATGAGTGAAGTTGTGCAAGTGTGAAtaccatttattttatttatttcccacCTTTTATGTATTTTGCCGAAGGATGCTCTTGCCTTTCAATGACATCCATTACCATATTGTATATACTTAACAACATACTTGTCACTCTTGATCTCTTCTACATCATAATTAAATGAATGTAGAAAATGAAACTGCTTAATGATATTCACTGCTTGTTTTGATTCAAATATCATGCCTAAAGATTATAGGAGACATTCATACTGTCACTCCCTCTATTATGATAAGAATTGAAGAACTGTTGATCTTCTAAAATTTGGCtattaatagttttaaaatatgaagatgACCCACATTGACATTGATTGCTTGGTTCTCCACTTTCATGAATACCGTGCTCCTGATCCTCGTCATTAAAGCCGCTAACATTATCCTTTATTATGGGTTCTTCACCAAACATCTCAAAACAATTGAAAAAGTAATTTAGtagtaaaaatatgaataatttatggagatctaacattaaataaaaacatatcgaAAAGATCCTAAAACTGACTACAATTACTTGTAAGGAAAATGTGAAAAGATGGAAAAAATTACGAGTGAGCTCAAGTGTTAGGCATCATGTTTTATAATGGAGATGAAAGTCGTCGGTTTAGCACAGCTTCAAAGTAATTAAAGCCCTCCACGACTTTGAATTGATTTATAGTATTTctgttataaataattataacttataacatttttaaataaataataataataattaaaaccctaaagttttttgttataaataattaaaacttttaactTATAACATTTTTAGATAAATGATAATACTAACTAaaaccctaaaatatttttgttataaataatgttaacttataacttataacatttttaaataaacaactaATCCCTAATCACGACTTTAAACTCGTGCCCTAAGTCACGATTTCTACACAAACAACTAATTAAAACCC
The genomic region above belongs to Glycine max cultivar Williams 82 chromosome 14, Glycine_max_v4.0, whole genome shotgun sequence and contains:
- the LOC100798910 gene encoding uncharacterized protein, translating into MRCKKQSQNKLVRIMASPIRALGKARDMYVRSITNCGQHVSYYGGGDPTEGAGRFSRSHSVATSTTTRYEVVSEDYAELLRAASARTLANRIDMDLVLKQQQHANSLKGNNLPKSSSVGMARIDEDKPYDSEGGVAFVTDPYPRSRSYAVAKRGPAFEIHSSRLVSVEARK